In the genome of Saprospira sp. CCB-QB6, one region contains:
- a CDS encoding DUF4476 domain-containing protein, protein MRIFITFFSLCLLMASCIVVDPSAIGNGGGVVLGGPVPGYTGRLGCNAPITNNQFQRTRQNLASYSSSFDRMDVAKAQMPREGCYTVSQIRQLVTLWSSSFDREDFLHFAYSYTYDIDNYVDLQDVFTSSIDRKEFVEWCYNH, encoded by the coding sequence ATGCGAATTTTTATTACTTTTTTCAGCCTTTGCCTCCTTATGGCCTCTTGTATTGTTGTTGATCCCTCTGCTATTGGTAATGGCGGCGGTGTGGTTTTGGGCGGCCCCGTACCAGGCTATACCGGAAGACTAGGCTGCAATGCCCCAATCACGAACAATCAATTCCAAAGAACTCGACAAAATTTAGCCAGCTACAGTAGTAGCTTCGACCGTATGGATGTCGCGAAAGCACAAATGCCCCGAGAAGGTTGCTATACCGTCTCCCAAATTAGACAACTGGTTACACTTTGGTCTAGCTCCTTTGATCGAGAAGATTTTCTCCATTTTGCCTATAGCTACACTTATGACATAGACAATTATGTAGACCTTCAAGATGTATTCACAAGCAGTATTGACCGCAAAGAATTTGTAGAATGGTGCTACAACCACTAG
- a CDS encoding glycosyltransferase, giving the protein MMWIALFALTFIFFGLQMGFAYRFYQWAKAPQKTDSNTLPPLSIVVLARNEGANLQKNLRKLLAQDYPIYELVWVDDDSSDQSPAILAQLAQENPKLRPLFYRGKKYLGKKEALLWAIPQTKYDWILLTDADGQPASPLWAKKMMQARPENSPGLVLGFGPYLSEKTWLNSWIRYETALVALQYFSAAHYNQAYMGVGRNLLYHKKVFEAATPALVASINTPSGDDDILVSAAQNFPIHNCLDPQAFVYSAPKKTWRSLFRQKRRHYSSSEFYQNTTKWMLAFWSASFLGLPFCALALCLGPFPYLAILWPIRILIFYRVWQKTLLTLEQDDLWGQLFWAELFALLYYPFMALQFLRKKPSYWK; this is encoded by the coding sequence ATGATGTGGATCGCGCTTTTTGCTTTGACTTTCATTTTTTTTGGGCTCCAAATGGGCTTTGCCTATCGCTTTTATCAATGGGCCAAAGCGCCTCAAAAAACAGACAGCAATACACTGCCGCCCTTGAGTATTGTCGTACTGGCGCGTAATGAGGGCGCTAATTTACAGAAAAATTTACGGAAACTTTTAGCCCAAGATTATCCAATCTACGAGCTTGTTTGGGTAGATGACGACTCTAGCGACCAAAGTCCAGCTATTTTGGCCCAATTGGCCCAAGAAAACCCTAAACTTCGCCCTCTTTTTTATCGTGGAAAAAAATATTTGGGCAAAAAAGAAGCATTGCTTTGGGCTATCCCTCAAACTAAATACGACTGGATTTTATTGACCGATGCCGACGGCCAACCCGCCTCCCCCCTTTGGGCCAAAAAAATGATGCAAGCCCGCCCCGAAAATAGCCCGGGCCTCGTTTTGGGCTTTGGCCCCTACCTATCCGAAAAAACTTGGCTCAATAGCTGGATCCGCTACGAAACCGCTCTAGTCGCCCTCCAATACTTTTCGGCCGCTCACTATAATCAAGCCTATATGGGGGTGGGCCGAAATTTACTCTACCACAAAAAAGTCTTTGAAGCGGCAACCCCTGCCCTAGTCGCTAGCATAAATACCCCCTCTGGCGATGATGATATTTTGGTCTCTGCTGCCCAAAACTTCCCCATCCATAACTGCCTCGATCCCCAAGCCTTTGTTTATTCAGCCCCCAAAAAAACTTGGCGATCGCTCTTTCGCCAAAAACGCAGACACTACAGTAGCAGCGAGTTTTACCAAAATACGACTAAATGGATGCTCGCTTTTTGGTCGGCTAGCTTCCTCGGCCTGCCTTTTTGCGCCCTCGCCCTCTGCTTGGGGCCATTTCCCTATCTAGCCATCCTTTGGCCAATTAGAATTTTAATTTTTTATAGGGTTTGGCAAAAAACTTTGCTTACCTTAGAGCAAGATGATTTATGGGGCCAACTTTTTTGGGCCGAACTATTCGCCCTCCTCTATTACCCCTTTATGGCACTCCAATTTTTGCGAAAAAAGCCCAGCTACTGGAAATGA
- a CDS encoding class I SAM-dependent methyltransferase yields MKKLSLALLLFIGACSPSEIEQTDMQTNPQENKNLRGDIQLEMHKASIEELVQIYESKERDEYQQPSKVLAYMGELSGKKIMDIGAGSGYFSVKFAAAGAQVIAADVDTGFQNYLHKRIVQDKIENIELRLLPYNSPKISAQEVDWVFISNTYQHIEDRVAYFKAVKRGLKEGGQLLIIDFFKKELPIGPAMDHKIKKEQVLEELKAAGFVNFELKEELLPYQYVIKAK; encoded by the coding sequence ATGAAAAAACTAAGTTTGGCGCTACTCCTTTTTATTGGCGCCTGTTCTCCCTCAGAAATAGAACAAACAGACATGCAAACAAATCCCCAAGAAAACAAAAACCTTCGAGGAGATATTCAGTTAGAGATGCATAAAGCCTCTATTGAAGAATTGGTCCAAATCTACGAGTCTAAAGAACGAGATGAGTATCAACAACCCAGCAAAGTGCTGGCTTATATGGGCGAGCTATCGGGCAAAAAAATTATGGACATTGGTGCTGGTTCTGGCTACTTTTCTGTAAAATTTGCTGCTGCTGGCGCTCAAGTTATTGCAGCAGATGTAGACACTGGTTTTCAGAATTATTTACACAAACGCATTGTTCAAGATAAAATTGAAAATATTGAGCTCCGACTTCTACCTTATAACTCGCCAAAAATTAGTGCTCAAGAAGTAGATTGGGTCTTTATTAGCAATACATATCAACATATTGAAGATCGCGTTGCCTACTTTAAGGCTGTAAAAAGAGGCCTAAAAGAAGGTGGGCAGCTCCTCATTATAGACTTTTTTAAAAAGGAACTGCCTATTGGTCCTGCCATGGACCATAAAATCAAGAAAGAACAAGTATTAGAAGAGCTTAAGGCTGCAGGCTTTGTCAATTTTGAGCTAAAAGAAGAACTCCTGCCTTATCAATATGTAATTAAAGCTAAATAG
- a CDS encoding AAA family ATPase yields the protein MSSVQLQLPILVQNIKVDERWQYYIRPLFFQSPIATDRRYEPALQQFKKELRAYFRDFKLQRDSMEQLLWFRFSPKMQSFKPQFKFLLEKEQLFQGRFHILYFQLQEQGIVCLPSFQSYCFLVDAERQKPSDILAQTKEVIEELLLMELEEGSSLEELQQFCLQRSEFVQELQMRISLEQGDFSFEPSGESDFMAFFQAPSTFDGAQELERLGRNLNNFYPSELQRAFERESLLQELYPLVYGPNNQALALIGEAGVGRHSLIEELVYRYMQKAEEQLPEEEEIIWRLDPIRVISGMSIVGMWQKRMEAIVEELRQPKGYRNELLSHKLVIDNPLALVRIGKTAQNSMTLADLLKPYLEQEAFQLILIASPEEWKLLQEKDRRFTELFRLKRIPAAKEEDAARMLLGLRKELELQEACSISVPALQQMLNIHHNYFKKRALPGSVAKMMRQLARKLQGQSIDVEEVQEEFKEYTGLASPILDDNYQLEAEELRKNISARLIGQEQAVERLSQLIHLLKAKLQNPNRPLASFLFIGPTGVGKTEAAKVICDYLTGDPKQLIRFDMNEYNDYNGSSRLLGTYAQPEGQLGAKLRYNPFGILLFDEIEKAHPLVHDLLLQILDDGRLSDALGRPIDFSNTIIIMTSNIGAEDLDRRLGFGNSPDEQAAIYRRAVENFFRPELINRIEEIVIFNSLELPHILQIAQLQIKQLLSRDGFVRRTSILNISATALEWVANRGYSKRMGGRALKRQIERDLTAFTAEELLKTTGEQPVIFDIQLKEDRLQARIEELRFAQRLEQSGLPNMQQLGPYAYKDLLRKVEQMQSLLRDSQEEESHFYSSQPAQEQWHFFQLKEQLEQLKERLQHLLLEFKSLSQEVTPLRLKNSGTRSLLYQKATASQEQLKQEAVFEDAALAELRYVYQNAPDQFGRSQSLYLQQLLKVTFLSMACRLALQEETDNICLHFESAIEGQGQKEIDYLQTNYARLLEYLDLNYRMEPGKIWVEGYAIYDLFKKEEGYHLFYRPQQTALPIRLRIQFQEEALSASPLAIIRLYDIWMGEEQARSTLTDLRTAYTNQAQISPQELAVLLYIALDPSDKQLYI from the coding sequence ATGTCCTCTGTACAGCTGCAACTGCCTATTTTGGTTCAAAATATTAAGGTAGATGAGCGCTGGCAATATTATATTCGCCCGCTATTTTTTCAATCGCCCATTGCTACCGACCGTCGGTATGAGCCTGCTCTTCAACAGTTTAAAAAAGAACTACGGGCCTATTTCCGAGACTTCAAGTTGCAACGCGATAGTATGGAACAGCTACTTTGGTTTCGTTTTTCGCCAAAGATGCAATCCTTTAAGCCACAGTTTAAATTTCTGCTGGAGAAGGAGCAATTATTTCAAGGGCGCTTTCACATTCTTTATTTTCAGTTGCAGGAGCAAGGCATTGTTTGTTTGCCTAGCTTTCAATCCTATTGTTTTTTGGTAGACGCCGAGCGACAAAAGCCCTCTGATATTTTAGCTCAGACCAAAGAAGTAATTGAAGAATTGCTTTTGATGGAGCTCGAAGAAGGCAGCTCCTTAGAGGAGCTACAACAATTTTGTTTGCAGCGTTCTGAGTTTGTACAAGAGCTCCAAATGCGCATTTCTTTAGAACAGGGTGATTTTTCTTTTGAGCCGAGTGGAGAAAGTGATTTCATGGCCTTTTTTCAGGCTCCTAGCACCTTTGATGGAGCACAAGAATTGGAACGCCTAGGACGCAACCTCAACAACTTTTATCCAAGTGAATTGCAACGCGCTTTTGAGCGAGAATCGCTCCTACAGGAGCTTTACCCCCTGGTATATGGGCCAAATAATCAGGCCTTAGCCCTTATTGGAGAAGCAGGAGTGGGTCGGCACAGCCTAATTGAAGAACTGGTTTACCGCTATATGCAAAAGGCCGAAGAACAGCTGCCAGAGGAAGAAGAGATTATCTGGCGACTTGATCCTATTCGGGTAATTTCAGGGATGAGCATTGTGGGGATGTGGCAAAAACGAATGGAAGCCATTGTAGAAGAACTGCGGCAGCCCAAAGGATATCGAAATGAACTGCTTAGTCACAAATTGGTTATTGACAACCCCTTGGCCTTGGTCCGCATTGGAAAAACGGCTCAAAACAGCATGACCTTAGCGGATTTGCTCAAGCCTTATTTAGAACAAGAGGCATTTCAGCTCATCTTGATTGCTAGTCCAGAAGAATGGAAGCTCTTACAGGAAAAGGACCGTCGATTTACGGAATTATTTAGGCTCAAACGGATTCCTGCGGCCAAAGAGGAGGACGCTGCTCGTATGCTTTTGGGCTTGCGCAAAGAACTAGAGTTGCAAGAAGCTTGTAGCATTAGTGTGCCCGCCTTGCAACAAATGCTCAACATCCATCATAACTACTTCAAGAAGCGGGCGCTACCTGGTAGCGTGGCCAAGATGATGCGACAATTGGCCCGCAAGTTACAAGGACAAAGTATCGATGTAGAAGAAGTTCAGGAAGAATTTAAAGAATATACAGGCCTCGCTTCGCCAATCTTAGATGACAACTATCAGTTAGAGGCCGAAGAACTACGCAAGAATATTTCAGCTCGTTTGATCGGGCAAGAGCAGGCCGTAGAGCGACTTAGTCAATTGATTCATTTGCTCAAGGCCAAATTGCAGAACCCTAACCGCCCGCTGGCTTCCTTTCTATTTATTGGACCAACGGGAGTGGGAAAAACCGAAGCGGCCAAAGTTATTTGTGATTATTTGACTGGAGACCCCAAGCAACTCATTCGCTTTGATATGAATGAGTACAATGATTATAATGGTAGTAGTCGATTGTTGGGCACTTATGCCCAACCCGAAGGCCAATTAGGGGCAAAGCTTCGCTACAATCCCTTTGGAATTCTCCTTTTTGATGAGATTGAAAAAGCTCACCCCTTGGTGCATGATCTTCTATTACAGATCTTGGATGATGGTCGCTTGAGTGATGCCCTAGGGCGTCCGATAGACTTCAGCAATACCATCATCATTATGACCTCTAATATCGGAGCAGAAGATTTGGACCGTCGTCTGGGATTTGGAAATAGTCCCGATGAGCAAGCAGCTATTTATCGCAGAGCAGTAGAAAACTTCTTCCGTCCAGAGCTCATCAATCGCATTGAAGAGATTGTGATCTTCAATAGTTTAGAGCTGCCTCATATTTTGCAGATTGCCCAATTGCAAATCAAGCAACTACTGAGTAGAGATGGCTTTGTTCGACGAACCAGCATCCTCAATATTTCGGCAACAGCCCTAGAATGGGTGGCCAACAGAGGCTATAGCAAACGCATGGGCGGGCGGGCACTCAAAAGACAAATTGAGCGCGACCTTACAGCCTTTACAGCAGAAGAGCTGCTCAAAACCACGGGGGAACAACCCGTCATTTTTGATATTCAGCTCAAAGAAGACCGATTACAGGCCCGCATAGAAGAGTTGCGCTTTGCACAGCGATTGGAGCAGAGTGGATTGCCCAATATGCAGCAACTTGGTCCCTATGCTTATAAGGATTTACTCCGCAAAGTCGAACAGATGCAAAGCCTCCTTAGAGACAGTCAGGAGGAAGAAAGCCATTTTTATAGCAGCCAACCAGCACAAGAGCAATGGCACTTCTTTCAGCTTAAAGAACAATTAGAACAACTCAAAGAGCGCTTACAACATTTACTCTTAGAGTTTAAGAGCTTAAGTCAAGAAGTAACACCTTTACGCTTGAAAAACAGCGGTACTCGTAGTTTGCTTTACCAAAAAGCAACAGCTAGTCAGGAGCAGCTCAAGCAAGAGGCTGTTTTTGAAGATGCCGCTTTGGCCGAGTTGCGCTATGTCTATCAAAATGCCCCCGATCAATTTGGACGTAGCCAATCCCTTTATTTACAGCAGTTGCTTAAAGTTACTTTTCTGAGCATGGCTTGTCGCTTGGCACTGCAAGAAGAAACCGATAACATTTGCCTACATTTTGAATCGGCTATTGAAGGTCAAGGACAAAAAGAAATCGATTATTTGCAGACTAATTATGCTCGTTTATTAGAGTATTTGGACCTCAACTACCGAATGGAACCAGGAAAAATCTGGGTAGAAGGTTATGCGATTTACGATTTGTTCAAAAAAGAAGAAGGCTACCACCTCTTTTATCGTCCACAACAAACCGCTTTACCTATCCGTCTACGGATACAGTTTCAAGAGGAAGCACTAAGCGCAAGTCCTTTGGCAATTATTCGTTTGTACGATATCTGGATGGGCGAAGAACAGGCCCGTTCTACCCTAACCGATTTGCGAACCGCTTATACCAATCAAGCACAAATTAGTCCACAAGAATTAGCAGTCTTGCTTTATATTGCCCTAGACCCCTCCGATAAACAACTTTATATTTAA
- the tgt gene encoding tRNA guanosine(34) transglycosylase Tgt gives MKFELEHSDPQSQARVGTLQTAHGQIPTPIFMPVGTIGTVKGVHQKELSEDIKAKIILGNTYHLYLRPGTELLEKAGGLHQFMNWQGPILTDSGGFQVFSLAHRRKIKEEGATFASHIDGSKHLFSPEGVMDIQRSIGADIIMAFDECTPYPCDYRYAKKSMELTHRWLKRCYTRFKETEPKYGYPQSLFPIVQGSVYKDLRLKSAETVAQYADLGIAIGGLSVGEPKEEMYAMTDLVCSQLPTDKPRYLMGVGTPANILECIALGVDMFDCVMPTRNARHGLIFTRKGKLNIKNKKWKDDFSPIDEDAPNPTSQQHTKAYLRHLFTVNELLGMQIATLHNLSFYLELVREARERILDGSFRAWKDELVPILEQKR, from the coding sequence ATGAAATTTGAGCTAGAACATAGCGATCCGCAGAGTCAGGCCCGCGTAGGGACACTACAAACAGCGCATGGCCAGATTCCCACCCCGATTTTTATGCCCGTGGGGACAATCGGAACCGTAAAAGGAGTTCATCAAAAAGAGTTGAGCGAAGATATTAAAGCCAAAATTATTTTGGGCAATACCTATCACCTTTATCTGCGTCCAGGGACCGAACTGCTCGAAAAAGCGGGGGGATTGCATCAATTTATGAATTGGCAAGGTCCTATTTTGACCGATAGCGGGGGATTTCAGGTTTTTTCATTGGCCCACCGCCGAAAAATCAAAGAAGAAGGAGCTACTTTCGCTTCTCATATTGATGGAAGCAAACATTTGTTTAGCCCAGAAGGTGTGATGGATATTCAGCGTTCTATTGGGGCCGATATCATTATGGCCTTTGACGAATGTACGCCTTATCCCTGCGATTATCGCTACGCCAAAAAGTCAATGGAGCTTACACATCGCTGGCTCAAGCGCTGTTATACTCGCTTTAAGGAAACAGAACCTAAATATGGTTATCCGCAGTCGCTTTTCCCAATTGTACAGGGAAGTGTATATAAGGACTTGCGCCTAAAATCTGCCGAAACTGTGGCCCAATATGCCGATTTGGGGATTGCCATTGGTGGACTCTCGGTGGGAGAGCCCAAAGAAGAAATGTATGCCATGACGGATTTGGTCTGTAGCCAATTGCCAACGGATAAACCCCGTTATCTCATGGGCGTGGGAACTCCCGCCAATATTTTGGAGTGTATTGCTTTGGGCGTGGATATGTTTGATTGTGTGATGCCTACTCGAAATGCTCGTCATGGTTTGATTTTTACCCGCAAAGGAAAACTCAATATCAAAAATAAAAAGTGGAAGGACGATTTCTCTCCTATTGATGAGGATGCGCCTAATCCCACTAGCCAACAACATACAAAAGCTTATTTGCGTCACCTCTTTACCGTCAATGAACTTTTGGGGATGCAAATTGCTACCTTGCACAACCTCAGCTTTTATCTGGAGCTGGTCCGAGAAGCCCGTGAACGCATCTTAGATGGAAGTTTCCGCGCTTGGAAAGACGAATTGGTGCCTATTTTAGAGCAAAAACGCTAG
- a CDS encoding sigma-70 family RNA polymerase sigma factor, whose product MKKLSDRAAEDYRLVTLAVEENDQMAYAQLMDRYRNSIFHMMLKMVRNKDDAEDLTIEAFGKAFRRLESYSPSYAFSTWLFKIASNNCIDFIRKKRMKMLSIDEPVSDEGGADYSNSLKADLLDPEERFIRQQRRRIMQELMERMSDKYRQMIELRYFEELSYQEIAERLDMPLGTVKAQLFRAKELLYDILKNAKAQRGL is encoded by the coding sequence ATGAAAAAACTATCCGATAGAGCAGCCGAAGATTACCGCCTGGTAACCCTCGCTGTAGAAGAAAATGACCAAATGGCTTATGCCCAACTGATGGACCGCTACCGCAACTCCATCTTTCACATGATGCTCAAAATGGTCCGAAATAAAGATGATGCCGAAGATTTAACCATCGAAGCCTTTGGCAAAGCTTTCCGCCGACTAGAAAGCTATAGCCCTAGCTATGCCTTTAGTACTTGGCTCTTCAAAATTGCCAGCAATAACTGTATCGACTTTATCCGAAAGAAAAGAATGAAAATGCTCTCTATCGATGAGCCCGTTTCCGATGAAGGAGGTGCCGACTATAGCAACAGCCTAAAAGCCGATTTGCTGGACCCAGAGGAGCGCTTCATCCGACAGCAGCGCCGACGCATTATGCAGGAACTGATGGAGCGCATGAGCGATAAATATCGCCAAATGATTGAGCTGCGTTACTTTGAAGAACTTTCTTACCAAGAAATCGCCGAGCGACTCGATATGCCCCTGGGCACCGTCAAAGCTCAACTTTTTCGAGCAAAGGAGCTACTCTACGATATTCTTAAAAATGCAAAAGCCCAAAGAGGTTTATAA